The sequence GGTGATCAGTGGTTTCTCATATTTGAGCTTTTTTCGCATCACTTTTTCTCCCTTTCCACCTTTTAAACTTTTTCCCATTTTCCCCTCCTTTTTATCAAATTTTAATCCTTTATTTACTATATCACATTTTTTTACTCATTTGTCAAATTTTTTTATTTTGTGGGGATGACTGATGACCCCACATGATAACCACTTTCTATGAAATTGTTAAAATTATCTAAAATCACAGAAGGTAAATTAAATACTTTACCAACAGTCCATAAACTGTGCATAGAATTTTAATTTAGGCAGTATCCTAACTTTCTAATTAATAAATCTCTGGGAAACCTACTTCTAAATGCTCCCACACTTTTAGAGCCTTCAATAGTTGTATTTCCTTCACCATATTATTGATGCTTTCTTTTGTTTTTGAATTTATGTTATTGAGAAAATATTTAAAGACATTGCCGCTATTCATATTTTTAATAAATAAATTCTGCAAACTCTTTATTGCCAATGAACTCAGCCCTTTTACCCGATATACAAGTTCTTTTCTTATAAAAAGTTTCTTGTTAGGATTTAATATAACTTCTTTACCAGCTTCAGTAAAACTAATATTCTCTGTTAATATTGGCCTAAAATAACTTATGATTAAACTATATTTATCGAAATTAATATACTTTAAGAGAGATGGATGGAAAAAAAGCTCTGTCTTGGTATCATTTAATGACCACAAATTATTCGTACATTTATTCTTTTCTATGATTTTAACAATCCTTTTTATATTTGTTGGTGAATTTTGAATTGATAAACTCCTTATATATCCCGCACTCGTTATTTTTTCAAAATTTTCTCTAATTAAAGATGCCGCTTGTTTCCTATAGCCTCTTTGATGAAACTGGGCTTTATAAGCACTCGAACAATAGTTAATTGGTAGCCTTATTTTATTATCCAGAGCGTATCTTATAAGCTTTAGTGCAGTCATTTCTGATTCAAAAATAGGTACAGTAGAATAATGAAGAAAGGTATAGTTTCGATCAATATAATTCTTATAATTATACTTAGTAGTAAGTAATTGATGTAAGTTTAAATAATTAACACCAATCCTCTGCATTTGGACTAAACTTTTTTTTAGTATTTCATAATCCTCTGGGATAGCGGGAATTTCAACTGTAACTGTATTTATAGTATTAACAGCTAATTCTATACAGTGCAAATCATAATCTCTGGCACTAATATTGAATCTAATCTCATCAAGCCCAGCTTCTTTCAATCTTTTAGACTTATCTCTATCAATTAAATCACCATTTGTATATATCCAGAGATAAATCTCTTTTCCAAATCTTTCTCTGATTTTCTTTATATATAACAATAATTTTTCAAAAACTAGCATGCACTCACCACCGCTAAAGCCGACACCTTTAAAATCAAACCTCTCTAAATAATCAAGATAATCTTTGAGAGTATTAAATACAATACCCTCCCCCTCCGGCACTTTTGGGGGACGTTCTTTTTTTATCTTTCGATCTTGGGGACAAAAAAAACAATTAGCTGTACATAGACCATTTATAAACATACA is a genomic window of bacterium containing:
- a CDS encoding 4Fe-4S cluster-binding domain-containing protein; translation: MSSIERYIGWAYSELKWLTKKEAIQANKERDKLLSSLSNEVNYSSMKNKIYTGRLSPGCLICGQGRWSCMFINGLCTANCFFCPQDRKIKKERPPKVPEGEGIVFNTLKDYLDYLERFDFKGVGFSGGECMLVFEKLLLYIKKIRERFGKEIYLWIYTNGDLIDRDKSKRLKEAGLDEIRFNISARDYDLHCIELAVNTINTVTVEIPAIPEDYEILKKSLVQMQRIGVNYLNLHQLLTTKYNYKNYIDRNYTFLHYSTVPIFESEMTALKLIRYALDNKIRLPINYCSSAYKAQFHQRGYRKQAASLIRENFEKITSAGYIRSLSIQNSPTNIKRIVKIIEKNKCTNNLWSLNDTKTELFFHPSLLKYINFDKYSLIISYFRPILTENISFTEAGKEVILNPNKKLFIRKELVYRVKGLSSLAIKSLQNLFIKNMNSGNVFKYFLNNINSKTKESINNMVKEIQLLKALKVWEHLEVGFPEIY